The Coffea arabica cultivar ET-39 chromosome 2c, Coffea Arabica ET-39 HiFi, whole genome shotgun sequence genome includes the window GTCACACCTTTTGCAGGATATGAAGAGGGATTTgacttccatatatatatatatatacgtgtaATTTTACGGGCTGAAGATCAAGAGGAAAAGGGCATCCTTGGAAATAGGAACAGAACTAGATAGCAAAATGttgtttaaaaattcatttcccTTTGTTATCGGTATATCCTATTAAATGATGGCAAACGAGCACAAAAAATGTACTAAAAGTTTCGACGTGATGTACACATCAAATGATTTCAAGAGATGGTTCCCGAAATTGAGTTGCTTTTGCATTAAGAGTACCAAAGCTTTCCTTTTGATTCTGGAAATACGGATGAAGATGGCGGACACCTTCCAGGTATAAAGGTGTTTGCATCTCAATCAAGCGGGAAACCTGCATGTACCAGCCTTTTAGTTCATGCCCTAATGTACAGTATATAGAGGCCACAATCACAACCACAACTTACCAGATAACAAAGATAGAACAAAAGATATTAACAGATTATTCCTGATAGCAAATCTTAGGCCATGGCGAATACACCAGTCAAGAACTGAGTTAATGAATCCACCAGATTCATCTTATTATGGCAGCATGACAATTTCTTCTGCTAGTCTAATGAAGCAGGTATTATTGGGTGCAGCATGGGACACTATCTGAATGTTGCTAGGGGTACAAGTCTTAGTTGTTTTGACGACAAACTTGTTTTCATCAATGGCAATAGTGGGTTAAGTGTTACAAAACCAACTCAAGGAGTAAAGTGGGAGAAAGTAACTTTAAGACTAACATGCAAAGCATGCTAAACCTGATGGGGTTTTACTGCGATTAACCCTTCAGGGAAATTGCAATAACCTTCTATGAGAAGGTTTAACATGCTAAACTATGGACTTAGAAACAGCATTTCCTATGACTTGACAGAAAAAATGTAGAACATTCATGATAAAAGACGGCAAAAATTGACAATCACGCAAAAAATGACTTACAGCTCGGCGAAATGCAAACATCTCCTCTTGACCAGATAGCATGGAAGTAATTCCAGTTGGTGTACCACCAGAACTAACTGTGCCCTCTGCTAGAACATCTCGTCGCAGTTTGGCACCTTCAGTCTCTGTTTCAAATTGGAAGCTGGAAAAGGAGAGCAGAAATGAACCAATGTAGTCTTTATAACCAAAGACAGAAgttgaagctaaaagacaggtgATGTAGATGGCATATTGCTTAAACTTTAAAGTTTTCCAGCAACTCTAGACGGGTCAAAGACTGGCCTTACGAATGTTATCCATTCATATTTGATTCGATTTTCTCACTGAGAATGTACTTGACCAGAAACTTGATCATCAGTCACCAGACATAAAAGAGAAGTAATGTCTATGCCAAAAgtcacttccatactcttttaaaACAGTAAATTCACTATATCCATTTTACTGCCAATCCTGATATCATGCTACCAACCTAGTGCATACCCTTAGATTTCTTAATAGCAGGTTTAGATGACATTGCCATTTGGGAAGCAATGTGTAATATAAAACTATGTCTTTTGCATTAAAAAGAGACAATTATTTGTGCCTAAATTTGAATTGATCAATTTATCACATCACTCTGTTAATGAAAATGTTATGATTCATTTTCTGGAGGGAAATATCACGTCTGCATACAAGGACGACATATTTGGTCTTTTAATCCTCGAATCCTTTCATAAGTATTACTAACATAACAATCTATTCTACTAAAATCAATTATTCATTGAAATCGCAGCAAGTaaatcatctctctctctctctctctctctctaatgtATATTAATGCTTTAGGATTGTCCTTGACGAATCATAGTTAATTTACATTATGAGATATTAGGCCAAAAGCACACTAAgtcataaaaagaaaaaataaagacgTACAGGGCAACATAAAACTGAACTGTCAGAATataggaaaaacaaaaatgaaaataggGCACACCGTAAGCAGAGGTAAAGCACAGCGCACATTTTTCACTGAAAATTGACACATAAAACTTGCATCATGAGAAACAATGTCAAAATGGTACaataaaaccctagctaatGAAAGAACTTGGCTCTGCTCAGGAGAAAAGAAGCAGAAAACagatataattaaaaaaaatgaaaaaaaaacctCCATGGCTCTAGGAAACTTCTCATAATAGAATTTTGATACTTTTAGGGAATACTTTGTTATATAACATTGATCTATAATGAATTGATGACATGTTGCAAGTATGCTAGGTAGTGTAAAATAATTTCTGATGAAACTCATGCGTGTCAATAGATGAAAGAGCTAACTAAGCAAAGCCAAAGGGTGTGGGGGTCATCCATGGACCAATGTGTCAAGAAACTCACAAAAGAAGAATGATCAAATGATTTCCTCACCTCTCCAAGTCAAAAAGTGTACCCTCTTCAGTTCCTTGAAATAGGTCATCTATTGAAGAAGCAGCAGAACAGTATAGGCAGCAATGGTGATTGTAAAGTTCATCAATGAGAGTTATAAATCTCCGAGCCTGGAAGCGAGAAACCCAGTATCGGTAATTGTAGCTGGTAATCATACAGAAGCAATATCAATCTGTTTATTAGACTGTCAGTCTATCagtttgtcttagctttccaaagaTAAGATAATCATTGGAAGCTTTAGAATGCTCACACATTGGTCAGTCTTATCCAAGAAAAACAGGATAACCTGATAAACTGCACAAGCACCTTGCAAGCATATAGAGCAATCTATTAGGTAGCTTGTAAACTGTTGTCCTTAAAAGGTGCCTTAAATTGTTTCACTAAAATGGCACCATATTTTAGTATGCTGAAAACTATGATCCCTAAATACACTGAGGGCGACTATACTTCAGAAACCCATCCATGAGACTGAATAAGCCACCATGATCCATGGAACATGTTCAAACTCAAGCTAAGCGCATAGCAATCAGGAATCTAGAAGCTGTATCTTATTGTATACTACTAATGGTGGCTGGTAAGTTTCGAAGTAAGTTTATCATAAACCTTGAGACAAGTATGATTTTCCCTTGAGATGACATTTTAAGGGAACCTGTTCGACCTTCAAAAGCTCCCTTCCCCCTTGATGTAATaggtaaaataagaaaagaaagactAAAGTGAAAAATAGGCAATTTCTCCTTACATTAAactgaaagaaggaaaaagaagaatgtCAAGTGAACAGCATGGGCGATAAGAAGCATATCTATTCATTTAAAGCCTGATGTAAATCACAAAAACTTGCATGCACAAAAATGCTGTAGGAATTGATACTGATGTACTGAAGgaaatagcattcacttaagcAGCCTTGGTACCTTATCACGAATTCGCATGCTCATAGTAGGGATGTCTGAGATAAAGATCATGTGGTAATTTTTAGCTACAGAAATATAATCTGCGGCTCCAACCTGCAATAATTGCTAATGGGATCAAACAGGAAAAAGAAGGTAAAGGGGGACGTGCAACAAGGTCAAgcatcaaaaaattaaattaaaatgcaGTGCAGATGTCACTGAGTGGTTGGTTCATCTATCAGGGACAGGAATTGATAGCTTTAGTATACACTCACAAACAGTAAGAATCATCTGAGACTTGGAAGATATTTTTTAGGAAGGAATactcatatttttccaccaaagtACTTTTCTTTGTAGTAATATCCAATAATATGACAGTATGAACTCTTTGAATATTGATCTAGACATGGACCTAGCTATTTTCATTTGTTTCATCAAGTTTCCTTCCTTTTGTTTGCAAAAGTACATTACAAGATGGAAGGAAGGATTTCAATTTAAAGATGTGCAAAAATATACGAGGCACAAATCTTAGAAAGAGTCAAAGCAAGTTTAACAGTCTTTAGTCGTAAAATCGACCAGATATTGCTTCTGTTTTCGAATGTTTTCAGATAATGAATGATACTAAATATGCATCAGCATACACACAATAGAAATTGTTCCAGCATGAACAGAGcgccaaaagagagagaaaaaagataGACTAGCTTTGAATTAGTGATACTATAAAAAAACACTAAACCACAATCTAAATATTTCGAGCTTTTCTATTTACAGTACCATCATTTAAACAATCCTAAATCATTATAGGCAGGTTTCAGCTTATAAATTATTTTGAAGAAAGAATGATTTAGATGGTATTAATTTAAATAGCACAACAATATAAAAGATACTTTTACCCAAAATGAAGCAATTTACCGGTCGACCGCATAGGTACTCAAATGTGAAACGTGCCAAACCGTTACAGCTTAGGCGAACCTCCAATGTTCTGATTGCGAAAAAAATGTAATATCAAAAGCTGAGTGAGATATATCAGTAAAATGGACGCAGATAGATTGAAGAGTACCTCCCAAACATCACTCGAATTGCCTTTGAAGTGATTATTCCCCCAGATAGTCTTGTAAGCTTGTCCCACATAATCTCAAATTCCTCTGTTTTGATACTATTCAGTGGCCAAAAATAATGAACCTGAATAGACATAGGAAAATGGAGATGcacttaaccccaaaaacaACATCTAAGTACAGGTTGGACTTATTCTATGACTAACAGATAACCAATATATTGGAGCAACGAAGACGATGAGACTGAAGTAGAATATAGAAAATTCAATTAAGttcagaaagaaacaaaaatatataTCTCAACCACACCAACTAAGACTCAAGTTCATCTTTTTGCCAGGAGAATCTTTAGAAATGTTACGAGTGTGAATATTCCTACAGCTGAATGGACCAATTAAAGAATTTAGACAAAAAGAAACTGAATCTTATTGCAATGTAATACCACATTCTTGTTTAGCAAACCATTCATTATTCAGAGCTATCTCCAGGATACACCTTCAAATGTGCTTAAATTTTCAAGCTTGTTCTTTTTATTGCTCTCTTTGTCAATCATTAAGGTTCTGTACAATACTCGTACATCTGCATGTATGGTAATTAAGGATGTGGCCATCACATCTTTCACAACTAAAAGTCATAAAAACAGAAACACATGGAAAAGATAATTGATTTGCCTTCATGCTCACCTGATCAATAGATCTTTTTGCTATAAGACGGCGATAGTCAATTTCACTTCCTATTAGACAGTTATCACATTGTTCATCCAATTTTGCTACAAGCTTTTGGAAGATTTCCTTTTGCATACCATCCTGAAAGGAAGGAGAGAAGTTGCAGGAACATTTTATATGGGGTGCAATATATGTTCAAAGTCCCATGCATAGCATGTCACAGAGTCCTGGATAGAACACCAAAGGAAGCATAAAAACATAAATTTATTTAGTATAAAGACACCTGATTCAGGTCTCTCGGTGCACGATTACTGGTGGCAACAAGAATTGTTCCATTGCTTAACAATCTACTTAGAATTCCAGATAATGCTACGATTGCAAAAACATCAACTGTCTGCAAGAGCAAGTAAGATATTAAATTTAAAGATTCCGTCTCCAAAATTTCAATCCGACTCAGAAATTTGCACGAAATAAAGAATATAACTTAATCAttcaaagaaaaattatgcCCCACTCATTTGCAGAAAATAATATAAGGTAAAACAAAACCCGCTTCATAATATAATTCCAATATCCAGTTCAAGTAGCAGTAAACTGATCTACAAAATGAATCACGTTAGATGTAGTAGTACAATAACATAACACTTAGTCATGTTGCAAATTAGATTTCTTTAACAGGGTCTGTTATTCATGTTTGTACTTAGGAATTCTACAAGGGTAGAACTCAAACATTTTATTACAGTAGATGACTAACTTGAATATTCTGTCTTCCCACTTATAGTAACAAACATCAGTTGAACCTAATATTCTTGCTCAGATAACTaacaaaaaaaaggatttaTAAAGAAGACAGTAACAGATATCTGTAGGTAAGGATGTAGATAATTCTTGAAGAACCACTAAAGTAAATCTATGAAACATTACATCATCAGACCTGTATTTCATCAAAGCACAGAAGGCTAGCTCCTGCATGATTTCCATGGGCTTCAGTGAGAAACTTATCAGCTACAGCAGGAAGGATGTTTTTCATCTGCACCTCTTGCTTATATCTTTCTTCTGCAGCTAACCACTCTTTAATTTTTGTATCAAAGGGAAGATTAGTAATCCAACTAGAAATACTTGACTGCAAACTTTTATTCTTAACTTGATCCTTCCATATCTTATGCATGTGCTCATTTATTAACAGCATAGCCTGTCGAGAAAAGACATTTTTAAAgagcaataaaaaaataattatggaaacaaaaatgaaaatccgCAAAAATTAAGGTTTGAAGCAAGTTAAGCCCAAACCAACTtatattgtgtgtgtgtgtgtgtgtctttaTTTGTGTTCTGCATGCTTCCTGTTGGTCAACATTCCTCAAGCCAGATGAGGAGTGAGTACTTTTGATTTGCCAAAGCATTAGTTGGTACAGAGTGGTCTTAATATAAAACCTACTCCTCCATCTGTTAATGTTGATATCTACACATGATGGGTTTGTAGAGAAACATTATAGGTAAAGCAAATGTGGTGTCACTGACTACTGTGGCACGTTAAATATTTCCCTATAGTTCTGTGATTCTATCCTCCTGTACCAACTTCATGATGTGCTAATTCTGAAAGTTTGATTCATTCTTCTTCTGCTTTTGCAGAAGTAGTTATCAACTTTTTAACTGCTGCCTTCTTGCACTACCTACCCAGAAAGTCTTGTTTACGTCCATCAATCAGTTTTAAGCTTCTTACCAAGAAAAACAAGGATAGAGCAACGACTAGACCTACTACAGAACTTTCAATATGGAATCCATGAGAGTTTGTTATACCTTTGATAGGAAGCATCAAGCAAAAAGAAGCTATAATTAGAATAAATGCAATATATGCTCCATTTTAATCTCATTTGCCTTAAACTCTACAAGTCTTTTGTTTGTGGTTTATCATCTTATGGAATGCCTAGGGTTCTCTCACCAAATGCCTTACAGTCAAAAGAAAGACATGCCAGAAGTCAAAGAAGATATAGCAGGGCTTACATATGCCCATCCAACATTGACAAGGAGAAACCAAGAAGAAACAAGATATGATGAACCAAATAAAAGCTAGCAAAGTGGAGACTGGCAAATGAACAGAAAGTAATAagaacttgtaacttaatttTTTCCAAGTAGAATTGCATAACAGCTGCTTAGgaaaataattcacataataAAATTCAGAAGATGGCATAGTGAAATTACACCACACTCTGTACCAGTATGCAGTCACCTCATGAAAGTGAAATCTTCTTTGGTGTTTTACAACTCCTTCAGTCGCACCATAAAACAT containing:
- the LOC140035155 gene encoding uncharacterized protein isoform X1; the encoded protein is MEQYEKDMEEYHEKLTKWEQKRENERRRLLMQEAETKQEGGGMTSISKQRNLFQRWMSRKKHEIVEPGVGKWVSYLNREKKLDSLVGRRPTAPPAPRGLYLYGNVGSGKTMLMDMFYGATEGVVKHQRRFHFHEAMLLINEHMHKIWKDQVKNKSLQSSISSWITNLPFDTKIKEWLAAEERYKQEVQMKNILPAVADKFLTEAHGNHAGASLLCFDEIQTVDVFAIVALSGILSRLLSNGTILVATSNRAPRDLNQDGMQKEIFQKLVAKLDEQCDNCLIGSEIDYRRLIAKRSIDQVHYFWPLNSIKTEEFEIMWDKLTRLSGGIITSKAIRVMFGRTLEVRLSCNGLARFTFEYLCGRPVGAADYISVAKNYHMIFISDIPTMSMRIRDKARRFITLIDELYNHHCCLYCSAASSIDDLFQGTEEGTLFDLESFQFETETEGAKLRRDVLAEGTVSSGGTPTGITSMLSGQEEMFAFRRAVSRLIEMQTPLYLEGVRHLHPYFQNQKESFGTLNAKATQFREPSLEII
- the LOC140035155 gene encoding uncharacterized protein isoform X2, translating into MRKKHEIVEPGVGKWVSYLNREKKLDSLVGRRPTAPPAPRGLYLYGNVGSGKTMLMDMFYGATEGVVKHQRRFHFHEAMLLINEHMHKIWKDQVKNKSLQSSISSWITNLPFDTKIKEWLAAEERYKQEVQMKNILPAVADKFLTEAHGNHAGASLLCFDEIQTVDVFAIVALSGILSRLLSNGTILVATSNRAPRDLNQDGMQKEIFQKLVAKLDEQCDNCLIGSEIDYRRLIAKRSIDQVHYFWPLNSIKTEEFEIMWDKLTRLSGGIITSKAIRVMFGRTLEVRLSCNGLARFTFEYLCGRPVGAADYISVAKNYHMIFISDIPTMSMRIRDKARRFITLIDELYNHHCCLYCSAASSIDDLFQGTEEGTLFDLESFQFETETEGAKLRRDVLAEGTVSSGGTPTGITSMLSGQEEMFAFRRAVSRLIEMQTPLYLEGVRHLHPYFQNQKESFGTLNAKATQFREPSLEII